Within the Rhizobium grahamii genome, the region GTGACCGCAGCCTGATCCCCATCAGCCATCATGGCCACATCGCCGTTTGATTTCGCGTTGTCTCCGGGATCACCCTGATTGGCTTCAAGAAACCGGCCGACAGTGCCGTCACCGGGACCCGCGTTCAGCGCCCGCAACCCCGCGACCACATAGTCGAAAGGCTGTCGCGCCTTGCTGCCGGGATTGTCCCAGGCAGCGGGATGCGCCAGCATCGCCGTATAAACGGCTGTCAGATTGCCGTCCGTCTTCTTCCACGCATCGGTCATGACTGTAATCACGCCATCCGGAGGATCGTCGGAGATGAAGTGGACGACGAGTTTGCGACAGATGTGCTGCGCCGTCTTCGGGTTCGCTGCAAGATCGTCGAGCAGCGAGAGATAGTCCCGCTCCGTTCTCTTCGGTCCGCCATAGCTGACGCCGAGAACCTTATGCGGCCCGGGCTCGGAGATACCGGGCCGAAACATCGCGTCCATGTCGCGGCGATCGATCGTCAACCCCGTCAGGACCATGGCTGCGGCACGAACGTCGGCCTGTGTGTAGCCGCTGCCCGCCCCAAGCGTATGTAGCTCAAGCAGTTCGCGCCCGAGATTTTCGTTGAGACCTTTCTTTTGCTGCATCCCGCCGCGCGAATCCGGCCCCAGCGATTGCGCCTGGTCGAGATAGATCAGCATCGCCGGATGCTCGGTCGCGCTGCGCAAGAGGACAGAGAACTGCCCAGAGATATGCGGACGGATCGCTTCCGCCTCATAGGCCGGCACGAGCAGGCGCATGGGCAGGCTCTTGTTGGCGCTGGTGGAAAAGTGGTTGGTCCAGAAGGTCGCCAGTCGCTCATGGAAGCCGTTCGGTGAGAGAACTGCCTGCAAAAGCCGCGCATTGGCGTCCTGTTGGAACCTCGCCTGCGCTTGTCGCTGCAGCACCTTGCGGCGCTCTCGACGCTGCTGGTCGTCATCGTCGCTCTGCCTGAGATCGCGAAGCTGCTGCTGAAGATCGGAGATTGCGGCTCGCCTCTCGTCGAGGCCGCCGACGGGAAAGGCGATAGGCCACTGCGTGGCCGCGCTCAGCTGGGCGAGCAGGGCATCCTGGCTCTGCACCGGTGCCTCGCCCGGACGCAGACCGTAGCCGAAGCGGATCGCCGCCATGGTTGGAACCGAAAGGCTCATGAGCCGTCACCTCCATATCGCTGGATGGTGACAGGCTCTCAACAAATATGTCGGAAATTGCGGCAATTTCCGAACATGGACAATTTGTAATTCTCTGGCGATTCCAGTCCGTTAGCCGCGGAAAATGAACGATGCGCCGACCGCGATCAAGGCAAAGCCGATCGCATGATTCCACGTCAGGCTCTCGCCCAGCCAGAATACCGAAAAGCCGGAGAAAACGAGAAGCGTGATGACTTCCTGCATCGTCTTCAGCTGCGCCGTCGAATAGACGGCCGAACCGATGCGGTTGGCCGGCACCGCGAGGCAATATTCGAAGAAGGCGATTGCCCAGCTGACGACGATGGCGACGAAAATCGCCGTGCCCTTGTGCTTGAGATGCCCGTACCAGGCAAAGGTCATGAAGATGTTGGACGCAAAGAGCATGACAACCGGCCAGACGGCGGCTGGGCTGATGGCAAAGGGCATGGGCGATTCCCGACGTTGAAACTGGCGGCAGCATGTATCGCCAAATTATCAGGCTTCAAGTGCCTATTCCGCCGCTCTCACACTTATCGAGAGGTGCCGCCCTGACAGCCGATCGGCGGCCGGAACAAATCGCGGACCCCGCCGTTCTGTGCAGCGCCGAGATATTTGGTGGCCACCGCCAGCCGAGGCTCAAGGAAACGTCAGTCCGCGGGGTCAAGCATGACATGCAATTCTCGAAAGGTGTCCGGCGGATCCCTGGTTGCGCTCGCCTCGCTCAATTTCTTCCTCGCGGATGCCCGTGATGGCCTTGGTCCGTTTCTCGACGGCTTCCTGGCGACCCACGGCTGGAGCCCCATGAGCCTTGGCATCGTCGCAACGCTGGGCGGCCTCCTGGGATTGGTCGCCACCCCGCTCTTCGGCGCGTTGGTTGACGGCTCACCGCACAAGCGGCTGCTCGTTGCGGTGCCGGTCGTGCTGATCACCGCAGCGGCGCTATGGACGCTGGCAAGCCCCGGCAACGCGGCGGTGTTTGGCGGGCAATCGATGACGGCGATCGTCGGCGCGGTCATCGGCCCGGCGCTGATGGGGCTGACACTCGGGCTCGTGGGCGAACAGGCATTTCCCAATCAGGTCTCCCGGAACGAATTCTGGAACCACACCGGCAACGTGTTTTCGCTTGCATGCATCTACATCGCCACGATTTTCTTCGGCTTGACCGGAGTGATCGCCATGATGATCCTTACAGCCGCGGCGACGCTTTTTGCCGTAGTGGCAATCGACCCACGGCAGATCGACGACAAGGTCGCGCGCGGACTCAAACCGGATGATGGCGTACCCGGCCCCTCCGGCATAGCAGCAATAACGCGCTCCCCGGGGCTGATCCTGCTTGCGATGACGCTTCTGATCTTTCATTTCGGCAACGCGCCGATGAGCCGGCTCATAGCACAGAACTTCTCGATCCAGCTCGGTACACCGTTTCGCACCACGGCGATCGTGACAGGCGTTTCCCAGCTATCGATGATCGGCGTGGCGCTCGCGGCTCCCTTCCTGATCAACAGATGGGGACTGGCGTCGGCGTTCGTCATCGCCCTGTGCGCCCTGCCGATCCGCGGCGCCATCGCCGGCGCGTTTCCGAGTTTTACATCCATCTACCCGGTTCAGTTTCTGGATGGCGTTGGCGCCGGCCTCATCGGTATTGCAACACCGATCGCGGCCGAGCGAATCCTCTCCGGAACCGGACGTTTCAATGCCGGTCTGGCCGTGGTGATGACCATCCAGGGCATCGGCGCATCGCTCAGCAACGTCGTCGCCGGATGGCTGACGAGCCTCGGAGGTTACGGCCTTGCCTATTGGGTTCACGGAGGGGTCGCAGTGCTGGCGCTGCTGTTATTCCTCCCCATGCGGCACCTCATCGCCCCGCACAGGACATAGCCTGCCTACCTCGATGTCGCCGCATGGTGATTTGGTGGTGCAGCGGCGCCTGATTTCAGATCAGGCATTCGAGAATGGCGATCCACGGAATCTCGCGCCCGGAGCTGTTCACCCGGTCGTGCAGATACCCTTGGCTCGTCAGCTTCAGCCTCTTCTGCCCCACGCTGTCATTGACGTTTCCGCCGACGGTCAGAGCATAGGTCGGCGTCAGCTCCAAAATGATGTCGCCGTGCGACGGATAAAAGCTATCCGCCTCATAGATCAGCTCGGCCTTCGCATAGTCGAAACTCTGCGCATATTCTCGGCCACCGACGATCACGTCGCCGGGCTTGGGCTTGTACGCGCTCGTTTTCCGCGCCGCGTAGCCATAGCCGTTTATCGCCCCGCTCGCTTGCTGCATCGCCTTGTGGACATAGTGGCAATGAGCTTCGGTATAGAAGAACTTGTTGCCTGCCCCTGAGGTCTTCATGCAGAACGACACAAAGGCCGAAGACCATGCAGGCCTAATGTTGCCGACGACCTTGCGCCCGTCGAGATTGTTGTTGCCGACAGCCTTCCAATAGTCCTTCACAAAGAGGTAGTAGTCCTTGGCGTGTTGCGGACGGCCCCAACTCTCCCGTCCCTGTCCATTGTCCCAGCGGGTGTATTCGCCTTTGCATACGGCGACCAACTGATCAGAAAATCCGGTCATCGCTCTTTCCTCCCCGATAACGCTCGGCAAAGGAAATAGAGAGATCAATCCATGATTGTCGTCAACAAAATATAACCTTTAATTGAAATAATGAAATCAACAACAATTTAAAGGGGCATTAGCAAGATGGCCGAGTTGCAGAAAACATCCGTCAATTATCAAGAAGGCGGGCGCGGACACGCCGCGCCCGCTTCGGCGGCTCGTATGGCCGATCATGCACGCAGACCGCGTGGCTCCTCGGCCTCCTCTGTTCCGAACCGCACATCCTTCTTCTCGTAGCCAAAGCCGGCGAGCAGCGCGACCACGATGGCAACAACGGCCGCGACCATCAGCAGCGCATAGGCATAGTCACCATCCCAATGCTCGGCCAGTCCCGCCTGCAACGTCGCATTGCCTGACGCGAGCAGATTGCCGAGCTGGTAGGCAAATCCCGGGAACGTGCCGCGCACCTCGTCTGGCGACAGCTCGTTGAGATGCACCGGCACGATGCCCCAGGCGCCTTGCACAAAGAACTGCATCAGGAACGCACCGATCGCGAGCAGCACCGGCCCCGGCGCATAGACCCAAAGCGGCGCCACCGGCACGGCGATCAGCGATGCGATGACGATTGCCTTCTTGCGCCCGATCCTCTGCGACAGCGCGCCGAAGAACAAGCCGCCGCAGATCGCCCCGATATTGTAGACGATGGCGATCGCGCCGGTCGTGTAGCTGTCGTAGTTGCGCTGGGTCTCGAGGAATGTCGGATAGAGATCCTGCGTGCCGTGGCTGAAGAAGTTGAACGCCGTCATCAGCAGCACGGACCACAGGAACAGCGGAACATTTTCACGCAGCACGGCAAGGAACGGCCGCCGTCCCTGCTTCTGGCGCTTGATAAACGCCGGGCTCTCCTCGACGTTGCGCCGGATATAGAGCACCAGCAATGCCGGCAGCGCCCCGACGAAGAACATGCCGCGCCAGCCGATGACCGGGAACAGCAGGAAAAAGACGATCGAGGCAATCAGATACCCGGAGGGATAACCGGCCTGCAGGATGCCCGAGACGATGCCGCGGCTATCTTCGGGCACGGTCTCCATCACAAGCGAAGCACCGACGCCCCACTCGCCGCCCATGGCGATGCCATAGAGCGCCCGGAGCATGATGAACATGGTCAGCCCCGTGGAGAAACCGGTCAGAAACTCGAACAGCGAATAGAGCGCCACATTCACCATCAGCGTGATGCGGCGCCCATATTTGTCCGACGCCAGCCCGAAGAGCAGCGCGCCGAGCGGCCGCATCGCAAGCGTCAGGAAGATCGCGACCGACACAGCCGCGACGTCGGTATGAAATTCATCGGCAATGTGCTTGAGAACGAAAACCAGAATGAAGAAATCGAAGGCATCGAGCGTCCAGCCGAGATAGCTGGCAATAACGGTGTTGCGCTGCTGCGGGGTGAGCGCGCGCAGGCTCTGCAATGCGGACATCATGGTCCTCCGTCCGAAAGCGGCGGCGAGGCGGGCAATGTCCGGATGCCGTCGAAGAGAGGGATCGCCCGTGGGATGGGCGAGGTCGAAGCTGTGACAGGCAGCCTCGTTTAACGTCAGCATTACTGCCCTTGTTCCCGCCTGCGACAGTTTGACCGTCGCTCAGCGTTCACCGGCAAGCTTTTCGCGAATGTAATCCGGCCCACCGGTCACGCGCCTGGCAAAAGGTCGGTCGGGATCCACGACACGCCAGAACGGCGCGCTGCCCTCCTGGCTGATATGCACCAGATGCCGCCGCACCGTGACGGGACAGCAGGCATCCGCACCGTAGTTCGCCGCGAGCGCCCGCCGGATCTCCGCGAGATCCGAGAACTTTCCCGCTTGCGCGCCTCGCAACGCATCAATGACCATGCTTTCGCTCGGGATCAGCATGCGCTGCTCCTTTGCCCGGCCCTTCGGCCGCATCTTGATGACGGGAACATCGTCCATGGCATCCTCCTCGCTCAGGTCAGGTGCCTGCGGCGCTCTACCTCGGCAGCGGTCGGCTGTTCGAATTCGAACGAGCCGGTCACGATATCGCCGTCGCGAACGTACTTGTTCACCGTGACGCCAGTGCCCGAAGTCCGCGAACTGATGAGCTTCAGCTTGCCCGGAGATACTCCGTCGCCGAACAGCCGCTTGCCCTTGCCAAGCACGACAGGAAAGAACGAGATAGACAGCTCATCAACCAGATCGTTCCGGAACAGCGTCTGCAGGAAGTCGGTCGATCCCTGCGTCAGCAGATCAGGTCCATCGCTCGCTTTCAACGTCTTGAGCGCGCCGACAACATCGCTGCCAAGTACCTGGCTGTTCTGCCAGCCCGGCTTGAACTCCGGATTGCGCGTCGCGACGTATTTGGTGATCGTGTCGAACAGCGGCCCGATCGGATCGTCTGGCGCAACGTAAGGCCAGTGCGCGGCGAAGATGTCGTAGGTCTTGCGGCCGAGCAGCAGATCGAAGCGATTGGCGAACATCTCGCCGACCGACTCTCCCATCGCCTCGTCGAAATACGGCGCGGCCCAGCCGCCATAGCGGAAGCCGCCAATCGGATCCTCATCCGGACCGCCCGGCGCCTGCATGACGCCGTCGAGGCTGACGAACGCACCTGTAATGATCTTCCTCATCCCTGTTCTCCTTCTTGATCCATTGGGCAATGCGCCCCGACGTTCGTCACTCTGACGGGCTGAGCTCCTGCGCGAGTCCAATGAGAATTCCCTCGGGCCCCCGGATGTAGCAGAGCCGATACGCGTCCTTGTACTGGACGACGTCGCCGACGAGACGCGCGCCGCGCGTGCTGAGCCGTTGAAGTGTCTCGTCGAGGTCATCAACGGCGAACATGACGCGGAGATAGCCGAGGGCGTTGACTTCGGCGTTCCGGTGATCCGCGACGACCTCAGGCCTGAGGAACCGGGAGAGCTCCAGCCGACTATGGCCATCCGGCGTACGCATCATCGCGATCTCGACGCACTGATCGCCCAGTCCGGTGACGCGCCCGGCCCACTCTCCCTCGATCATCGCCCGCCCCTCGAGCTCGAGGCCGAGTTCTTGAAAGAAATCGATCGCCGCTCCCAAGTCCTCGACGACGATCCCCACATTGTCCATCCGCTTCAGCGCCATGCGCTCATCTCCGCCTGGTTTTCAGACCCCAAGGACGTTCGCCCGCCACCCACACCGACAATTGCATCCGAGAAAATCCGCCGCCACTGTTTGCCAAATCCGAACGATTCTTTTGTTTCCCTTTTGTACTCTTTGCCCCTTCACTTTCGCGGTGACTCTCGCCATATTCCGGCCATGGCCAAAACTCCGAAGAAATCTCCCGCCCCTGTTGGCTTCGAGGAAGCCCCGCAGTCGTCCTTCGAGGGCGCTCCCCTGTCCGGTTCCGTATCCGACTGGGTGAAGCAGCTGGAGGCCGATGCCGAGGCGTCAAGTGTCGAGACGCAGCGCCAGATCGCCTCGAAGGCCGGCAAGCATCGCAAGAAGGTGGAGATCGCAGCCAAATCGGCCGAAGGCCGCAAGCCCGAAGGGGCGTCCGAGCCGTTGCGAGGCCCCGCGGAGCGAAGGCGCAAGGCGCCGGCAGCGTGAGCGCTTCAAAAAGTGCGAGAGGCACCTCGATGGGCGGCTCGACCGACCCGAAGACCCGCGCCGCTGCCGGCCTCAACCCGGTCGCCGGCATGGACACGACGCTGGAGGAAGCCGCCTCGCTGCAGGCCGGCACCGCCGTCACCGCCACCGTCGAGGCCCTGTCGGCGCTGATCGAGAGCGGCAACCCGCTGCATAAGAACGGCAAGATCTGGACGCCGCACCGCCCCGCCCGGCCCGACAAGTCCGAAGGCGGCATCTCGATCCGCATGGACTCGGAATACCAGCCCGCCGGCGACCAGCCGACGGCCATCAAGGATCTCGTCGAGGGCCTCGAAAATGGCGACCGCAGCCAGGTTCTGCTCGGCGTCACCGGCTCCGGCAAGACCTTCACCATGGCCAAGGTGATCGAGGAAACCCAGCGCCCGGCGCTAATCCTGGCGCCGAACAAGACGCTCGCCGCCCAGCTCTATTCAGAGTTCAAGAACTTCTTCCCCGACAACGCGGTCGAGTACTTCGTCTCCTACTATGACTACTACCAGCCGGAAGCCTACGTCCCGCGCTCCGACACCTATATCGAGAAGGAATCCTCGATCAACGAGCAGATCGACCGCATGCGCCACTCGGCGACGCGCTCGCTGCTCGAGCGTGACGACTGCATCATCGTCGCCTCGGTCTCGTGCATCTACGGTATCGGCTCGGTCGAGACCTATACCGCCATGACCTTCCAGATGAACGTCGGCGACCGCCTCGACCAGCGCCAGCTGCTCGCCGACCTCATCGCCCAGCAGTACAAGCGCCGCGACATGGATTTCCAGCGCGGCTCCTTTCGCGTCCGCGGCGACACCATCGAAATCTTCCCGGCCCACTTGGAAGACGCGGCCTGGCGCATAAGCATGTTCGGCGACGAGATCGACGCCATCACCGAATTCGACCCGCTGACCGGCGCCAAGACCGGCGACCTGAAATCGGTCAAGATCTACGCCAACTCGCACTATGTCACCCCGCGCCCGACGCTGAACGCCGCCATCAAGTCGATCAAGGAGGAGCTGAAGGGCCGCCTCGTCGAACTCGAAAAGGCCGGTCGCCTGCTGGAGGCCCAGCGCCTGGAACAGCGCACCCGCTACGATATCGAAATGCTCGAAGCCACCGGCTCCTGCCAGGGCATCGAGAACTATTCGCGCTACTTGACCGGCCGCGACCCCGGCGACCCGCCGCCGACGCTGTTCGAATATG harbors:
- a CDS encoding DMT family protein, producing MPFAISPAAVWPVVMLFASNIFMTFAWYGHLKHKGTAIFVAIVVSWAIAFFEYCLAVPANRIGSAVYSTAQLKTMQEVITLLVFSGFSVFWLGESLTWNHAIGFALIAVGASFIFRG
- a CDS encoding MFS transporter, translating into MTCNSRKVSGGSLVALASLNFFLADARDGLGPFLDGFLATHGWSPMSLGIVATLGGLLGLVATPLFGALVDGSPHKRLLVAVPVVLITAAALWTLASPGNAAVFGGQSMTAIVGAVIGPALMGLTLGLVGEQAFPNQVSRNEFWNHTGNVFSLACIYIATIFFGLTGVIAMMILTAAATLFAVVAIDPRQIDDKVARGLKPDDGVPGPSGIAAITRSPGLILLAMTLLIFHFGNAPMSRLIAQNFSIQLGTPFRTTAIVTGVSQLSMIGVALAAPFLINRWGLASAFVIALCALPIRGAIAGAFPSFTSIYPVQFLDGVGAGLIGIATPIAAERILSGTGRFNAGLAVVMTIQGIGASLSNVVAGWLTSLGGYGLAYWVHGGVAVLALLLFLPMRHLIAPHRT
- a CDS encoding DUF2272 domain-containing protein gives rise to the protein MTGFSDQLVAVCKGEYTRWDNGQGRESWGRPQHAKDYYLFVKDYWKAVGNNNLDGRKVVGNIRPAWSSAFVSFCMKTSGAGNKFFYTEAHCHYVHKAMQQASGAINGYGYAARKTSAYKPKPGDVIVGGREYAQSFDYAKAELIYEADSFYPSHGDIILELTPTYALTVGGNVNDSVGQKRLKLTSQGYLHDRVNSSGREIPWIAILECLI
- a CDS encoding MFS transporter; its protein translation is MSALQSLRALTPQQRNTVIASYLGWTLDAFDFFILVFVLKHIADEFHTDVAAVSVAIFLTLAMRPLGALLFGLASDKYGRRITLMVNVALYSLFEFLTGFSTGLTMFIMLRALYGIAMGGEWGVGASLVMETVPEDSRGIVSGILQAGYPSGYLIASIVFFLLFPVIGWRGMFFVGALPALLVLYIRRNVEESPAFIKRQKQGRRPFLAVLRENVPLFLWSVLLMTAFNFFSHGTQDLYPTFLETQRNYDSYTTGAIAIVYNIGAICGGLFFGALSQRIGRKKAIVIASLIAVPVAPLWVYAPGPVLLAIGAFLMQFFVQGAWGIVPVHLNELSPDEVRGTFPGFAYQLGNLLASGNATLQAGLAEHWDGDYAYALLMVAAVVAIVVALLAGFGYEKKDVRFGTEEAEEPRGLRA
- a CDS encoding dihydrofolate reductase family protein, whose translation is MRKIITGAFVSLDGVMQAPGGPDEDPIGGFRYGGWAAPYFDEAMGESVGEMFANRFDLLLGRKTYDIFAAHWPYVAPDDPIGPLFDTITKYVATRNPEFKPGWQNSQVLGSDVVGALKTLKASDGPDLLTQGSTDFLQTLFRNDLVDELSISFFPVVLGKGKRLFGDGVSPGKLKLISSRTSGTGVTVNKYVRDGDIVTGSFEFEQPTAAEVERRRHLT
- a CDS encoding VOC family protein, with product MALKRMDNVGIVVEDLGAAIDFFQELGLELEGRAMIEGEWAGRVTGLGDQCVEIAMMRTPDGHSRLELSRFLRPEVVADHRNAEVNALGYLRVMFAVDDLDETLQRLSTRGARLVGDVVQYKDAYRLCYIRGPEGILIGLAQELSPSE